In the Arthrobacter zhaoxinii genome, one interval contains:
- a CDS encoding alpha-1,4-glucan--maltose-1-phosphate maltosyltransferase, which translates to MTTSSALTPEDLPSKDLRFGRIPITNVSPVVEYGRFPAKAVPGEDLVIGATVFREGHDLVGASAVLYDPEGAVVARSRMHPVGLGLDRWEGMLRPVGTGHWSFAVEGWADVYATWHHNAEVKIAAGVDVELMLTEGHQLFSFAAAERSGADAEVFRAAAAALADTGLPVEERLAAAGTEAVTAILDRDPIRDLVTSSDRFPLLVERELAGRGAWYEFFPRSEGAELNPSTREWTSGTFRTAARSLQRVADMQFDVIYLPPIHPIGTTHRKGPNNTLVAGPQDPGSPWAIGAAEGGHDAIHPDLGTFEDFDAFVDSARGLGLEVAIDLALQASPDHPWVTSHPEWFTTRVDGTIAYAENPPKKYQDIYPLNFDNDYEGLSQEILRIVRLWISHGVRIFRVDNPHTKPLRFWEWLIGTVNEEHPDVIFLAEAFTRPPMMHALAKAGFQQSYSYFTWRNTREEIEEYFTEVSHESSAFFRPNFFVNTPDILTEFLQFGGPGAFKIRAVLAATGSPLWGVYAGYELFEHVARPGAEEYIDNEKFEYKQRDFAAAEAEGRSLAPYITRLNEIRRNHPALGDLENLTVHSSTDESTVVYSKHKQTRPGDPSSKDTLIIVVNVDPHSARESTVTLDLDALHLAPQDLNEDGTFWVDDLISGQSWRWGAHNYVRLDAHFEPAHILSVRRNS; encoded by the coding sequence GTGACCACATCCAGCGCGTTGACACCAGAAGACCTGCCCTCGAAGGATCTCCGGTTTGGCCGGATCCCCATCACCAACGTTTCCCCCGTAGTGGAGTACGGGAGATTCCCCGCGAAAGCCGTACCCGGAGAGGACCTCGTCATCGGGGCCACAGTGTTCCGCGAGGGACATGACCTGGTAGGGGCCAGTGCCGTTCTCTACGACCCGGAGGGCGCCGTCGTCGCCCGCAGCCGGATGCACCCGGTGGGTCTGGGACTCGACCGGTGGGAAGGCATGCTGCGTCCTGTTGGGACGGGCCACTGGAGCTTCGCCGTGGAGGGGTGGGCCGACGTCTACGCCACCTGGCACCACAACGCAGAAGTGAAGATTGCCGCCGGCGTCGACGTCGAACTGATGCTCACCGAAGGCCACCAGCTCTTCAGCTTCGCAGCCGCCGAACGCAGCGGAGCCGACGCCGAGGTCTTCCGCGCCGCCGCAGCAGCGCTCGCAGACACCGGCCTCCCGGTGGAGGAACGCCTCGCTGCCGCCGGCACCGAAGCCGTGACGGCCATCCTGGACCGCGATCCGATCCGCGACCTGGTCACCAGCTCGGACCGCTTCCCCCTCCTGGTGGAGCGGGAGCTGGCCGGCCGCGGCGCCTGGTACGAATTCTTCCCGCGCTCCGAGGGTGCCGAATTGAACCCCTCCACCCGCGAGTGGACCTCCGGAACGTTCCGGACCGCAGCCCGGAGCCTGCAGCGCGTGGCGGACATGCAGTTCGACGTCATCTACCTGCCGCCCATCCATCCGATCGGCACCACGCACCGCAAGGGTCCGAACAACACCCTGGTCGCCGGTCCGCAGGATCCCGGCTCCCCCTGGGCCATCGGGGCGGCCGAAGGCGGACACGACGCCATCCACCCCGATCTGGGGACGTTCGAGGACTTTGACGCGTTCGTCGACAGTGCCCGGGGCCTGGGCCTGGAGGTCGCCATCGACCTGGCCCTGCAGGCCTCCCCGGACCATCCCTGGGTGACCAGCCACCCGGAATGGTTCACCACGCGTGTTGACGGCACCATCGCCTACGCCGAGAACCCGCCGAAGAAGTACCAGGACATCTACCCCCTGAACTTCGACAATGACTATGAAGGCCTGTCGCAGGAGATCCTGCGCATTGTGCGCCTGTGGATCAGCCACGGCGTCCGCATCTTCCGGGTGGACAACCCGCACACCAAACCGCTGCGGTTCTGGGAATGGTTGATCGGCACGGTCAACGAAGAGCACCCGGACGTCATCTTCCTGGCCGAGGCGTTCACGCGCCCGCCCATGATGCATGCCCTCGCCAAGGCAGGGTTCCAGCAGTCCTACAGCTACTTCACCTGGCGGAACACCCGCGAGGAGATCGAGGAGTACTTCACCGAGGTCTCCCATGAGTCCTCGGCGTTCTTCCGCCCGAACTTCTTCGTCAACACCCCGGACATCCTCACCGAATTCCTGCAGTTCGGCGGTCCCGGTGCCTTCAAGATCCGCGCCGTACTGGCTGCCACCGGCAGCCCGCTCTGGGGTGTCTACGCCGGCTACGAGCTGTTCGAGCACGTGGCCCGGCCCGGCGCCGAAGAGTACATCGACAACGAAAAGTTCGAGTACAAGCAGCGGGACTTCGCCGCAGCGGAAGCAGAAGGCCGCAGCCTCGCCCCCTATATCACCCGGCTGAATGAAATCCGCCGCAACCATCCCGCTTTGGGGGACCTCGAAAACCTCACGGTGCACTCCAGTACCGACGAGTCCACAGTGGTCTACTCCAAGCACAAACAGACCCGCCCCGGCGATCCGTCCAGCAAGGACACACTCATTATTGTGGTTAACGTGGACCCCCACAGCGCCCGCGAATCCACTGTCACGCTCGACCTCGATGCGCTTCACCTCGCCCCGCAGGATCTGAACGAAGACGGCACCTTCTGGGTGGATGACCTCATCAGCGGCCAGAGCTGGCGCTGGGGAGCCCACAACTACGTCCGTCTGGACGCCCACTTTGAACCCGCGCACATCCTGTCAGTTCGGAGGAACTCCTAG